The following proteins are co-located in the Panthera uncia isolate 11264 chromosome F1, Puncia_PCG_1.0, whole genome shotgun sequence genome:
- the LOC125926018 gene encoding basic proline-rich protein-like, with protein MGAAQASLRRPKGIDDTRQAPRLELTLSLQGGGEKHASFKAQINTGRGVGVGGRRSRAGKPRAARRCPGRGASLCAPRGRARPPRTAPRPARPRALPRPRLPPPPRPPRAGALPGRAPAFSARRPCAPPRPRARLRGLHAPLLRPRGRDGGRSGGGGGRATWALGPPGPGVRGSSSRDKARPARGAVRRSGSSTPPPPPGVESRALLLPSFRIRPDPLGPEAVAAPAFPAAPPPSRRGQFRRARPPRLQASEGSVLSGEQTAGAAPGAASPDGRSSEQTPIPGEPTGRGPRRVTGTGEVAGGILEVFRRAYGRAR; from the exons atgggCGCCGCGCAGGCCTCTCTGCGGCGCCCGAAGGGGATCGACGACACCCGGCAGGCTCCCAG ACTGGAGCTGACGCTGAGCTTGCAAGGTGGCGGCGAGAAGCACGCAAGTTTCAAAG CGCAAATAAATACCGgccgcggggtgggggtggggggtcggcGGTCGCGAGCAGGGAAGCCCCGCGCGGCTCGCAGGTGCCCGGGAAGGGGCGCCTCTTTGTGCGCCCCGCGGGGGCGCGCCCGCCCTCCGCGCACGGCCCCGCGCCCTGCGCGCCCCCGCGCCCTCCCCCGCCCTCGCCTCCCCCCGCCTCCGAGGCCTCCCCGCGCCGGCGCCCTTCCCGGCCGAGCGCCCGCCTTCTCCGCGCGGCGGCCCTGCGCGCCCCCGCGCCCTCGCGCGCGCCTCCGCGGCCTCCACGCGCCTCTTTTGCGGCCCCGCGGGCGGGACGGAGGacggagcgggggggggggggggagggccacctgggccctgggcccacCGGGGCCCGGGGTCCGCGGCTCCTCCTCCCGGGACAAAGCCCGGCCCGCCCGAGGGGCCGTGCGTCGTTCAGGGTCCTcgacaccaccccccccacctggCGTGGAAAGCCGCGCTCTGCTGCTTCCGAGTTTCCGGATCCGCCCGGACCCCCTGGGCCCGGAGGCGGTCGCCGCCCCCGCCTTCCCCGCAGCCCCGCCGCCCTCCCGCAGAGGGCAGTTCCGGCGCGCGAGGCCTCCCCGCCTCCAGGCCTCGGAAG GCAGCGTTCTGAGTGGGGAACAGACGGCAGGAGCCGCGCCCGGAGCTGCCAGCCCAGACGGAAGGTCCTCAGAACAAACCCCAATCCCAGGAGAGCCGACCGGGCGTGGGCCAAGGAGGGTGACAGGGACAGGAGAAGTGGCCGGTGGGATTCTGGAAGTCTTTCGAAGGGCTTATGGCCGCGCCAGATAG